A stretch of Henckelia pumila isolate YLH828 chromosome 4, ASM3356847v2, whole genome shotgun sequence DNA encodes these proteins:
- the LOC140867098 gene encoding probable 3-ketoacyl-CoA synthase 21: MAVSSTNNTSHCDHLAIKNNHIWTGVCFILVVALLYHIFGKKKVMYLLDYTCYKPPYSCRTPMSLYAEYIEQDDQFDDDSVAFQIKVLEKSGFSDETSIAPSLFRVPITKSLSFNKDEAKTVIFSLVRELLDKCSIRPKAIDILIVNSSTFSATPSLTAMVVNKFKMRSNIISFNLSGMGCSAGIISIGLARDLLRVHRNSLALILSTEFMSMNWYTGTNRSMLLSNCLFRMGGAAILMSSRCQDRKKAKYTLQHLVRTSIARDDISYACIHQQEDEANKTGISISRNILSVAGEAMKANMAMLGPKVLPFSQQLHYVMFLFLQKMKVLDKSRLYVPDFRQAFEHFCIHTGGKAVILAIEKRLKLKTEDVEASKMTLYRFGNTSSSSIWYELSYMEAKGRIRKGERVWQLAFGSGFKCNSAVWKCVRSDIGRDESNAWSDRIHMYPVDVPDIRKM; encoded by the coding sequence ATGGCAGTATCTTCAACAAACAATACTTCTCATTGTGATCATCTTGctataaaaaataatcatataTGGACAGGGGTGTGCTTTATCTTGGTTGTGGCCTTATTATATCACATATTCGGGAAGAAAAAAGTGATGTATTTGCTGGATTACACTTGCTACAAGCCCCCCTACTCTTGTCGTACACCGATGTCATTATATGCGGAGTATATCGAGCAGGACGACCAGTTTGATGATGATAGTGTGGCATTCCAGATCAAGGTTCTAGAAAAATCAGGCTTCAGCGACGAAACGTCTATCGCTCCATCCTTGTTCCGGGTTCCCATCACCAAGTCCCTTTCGTTCAACAAAGATGAGGCGAAAACGGTGATCTTTTCTCTTGTAAGGGAACTCTTGGACAAATGCAGCATACGTCCGAAAGCAATAGACATTTTGATAGTAAATTCCAGCACGTTTTCCGCAACCCCATCACTCACAGCAATGGTCGTAAACAAGTTCAAAATGAGAAGCAATATCATAAGCTTCAACCTTTCTGGAATGGGATGCAGTGCTGGAATCATATCTATAGGTCTTGCAAGAGATCTTTTAAGGGTTCACAGGAACTCATTGGCCCTCATTCTCAGCACAGAGTTCATGAGCATGAATTGGTACACCGGCACGAATCGTTCCATGCTGCTTTCCAATTGCTTGTTCAGAATGGGGGGTGCCGCTATATTAATGTCTAGCAGATGCCAAGACAGAAAGAAAGCAAAATATACGTTGCAACACCTAGTCCGTACAAGTATAGCTAGAGATGATATATCTTATGCATGTATCCATCAACAAGAAGACGAAGCCAATAAAACCGGAATATCTATTTCCAGGAACATATTAAGCGTGGCAGGAGAAGCAATGAAGGCAAACATGGCCATGTTGGGGCCTAAGGTATTGCCGTTTTCGCAACAACTTCATTATGTTATGTTTCTGTTTCTGCAAAAGATGAAGGTTTTGGACAAGAGTCGGCTTTATGTGCCGGATTTCAGACAAGCTTTCGAGCATTTCTGCATACATACTGGGGGGAAAGCTGTGATTCTGGCGATTGAGAAGAGGCTGAAGCTGAAGACCGAAGACGTCGAGGCTTCCAAGATGACTCTGTACAGATTCGGTAACACTTCTTCTTCGTCGATTTGGTATGAACTAAGCTATATGGAAGCTAAAGGGAGGATAAGGAAGGGGGAGAGGGTGTGGCAGCTTGCATTTGGGAGTGGATTCAAGTGTAACAGTGCGGTGTGGAAATGTGTTCGCAGTGATATTGGGAGAGATGAAAGCAATGCATGGAGTGACAGAATCCATATGTATCCGGTGGATGTGCCTGATATCAGAAAAATGTag